Proteins encoded by one window of Flavobacterium sp. N502540:
- a CDS encoding FecR family protein, producing the protein MPEKLHQDIKLFLEGKPSINGEELWNNWYDHPEEIFDTIALITSDRSKLKKEIQNIKKTNKVISLPNRNWAVAASLLFAISLSCFIYLSSLKTITRQYATRAGEHAKIVLSDGTQIWLNAGSLVKYPVTFKGDTREIYLTGEAFFDVAKDKKHPFIIHTDKMDTKVLGTSFNVQAYPDQTTQEVSVLTGRVNVKSTVTEENVYVTPGQKVVFKSHSNKLQAFKDIPMNSISLWRKHIIVFEDAPLPEVIATINRNYNVTVQIANKNLNNLKISAYFKELPAGQVVALVCNIINADYKIESGTYVIR; encoded by the coding sequence ATGCCTGAAAAATTACATCAAGATATAAAACTTTTTTTAGAAGGGAAGCCCTCTATAAATGGGGAAGAACTATGGAATAACTGGTACGATCATCCCGAAGAAATATTCGACACGATAGCATTGATCACATCAGACCGATCGAAGTTAAAAAAGGAAATTCAAAACATAAAAAAAACGAACAAGGTTATTTCTCTTCCAAATAGAAATTGGGCGGTAGCAGCTTCTTTGTTATTTGCAATTAGCTTGTCCTGTTTCATTTATTTATCCTCGCTAAAAACCATTACCAGACAATATGCAACAAGAGCGGGAGAACATGCTAAAATAGTTTTAAGTGATGGAACTCAGATATGGCTTAATGCAGGAAGTCTCGTAAAGTATCCGGTTACTTTTAAAGGGGATACAAGAGAAATCTATTTAACCGGAGAAGCCTTTTTTGATGTAGCCAAAGATAAAAAACATCCCTTTATCATTCATACCGATAAAATGGACACCAAAGTACTGGGAACGAGTTTTAACGTGCAGGCTTATCCGGATCAGACTACTCAGGAAGTTTCGGTACTGACAGGAAGAGTGAATGTCAAATCAACTGTGACCGAAGAAAATGTATATGTAACTCCGGGACAAAAAGTGGTTTTTAAATCGCACAGTAACAAACTTCAGGCGTTTAAGGATATCCCAATGAACTCAATCTCACTATGGCGAAAGCATATTATCGTTTTTGAAGATGCCCCTTTACCGGAAGTCATTGCAACGATCAATCGAAATTATAACGTAACGGTTCAGATTGCAAACAAAAATTTAAACAACTTAAAAATTAGTGCTTATTTCAAAGAACTTCCGGCAGGACAAGTCGTTGCTTTAGTGTGCAATATTATCAATGCAGATTACAAAATAGAATCGGGGACTTATGTCATCCGTTAA
- a CDS encoding RNA polymerase sigma-70 factor, with protein sequence MYKKFTDEELVELLRQGKDKAFDELYFRYRDVLVRFVYVRMKSVPVSEEIVQEVFTTIWERRKDLVIQKKFSAYIYTSVRYTTLDYIKLHTITDQYVREVIDRNTNDCDGSNTTEDSIYYEELQEAVDKAALLLPKKSKEVFILSRIKHYTNKEIAEELNVSHETVKYHIAYALKFMRNYLGEFN encoded by the coding sequence ATGTATAAGAAGTTTACAGATGAGGAGCTTGTTGAGTTATTGAGACAAGGAAAAGATAAAGCGTTTGATGAATTGTATTTCCGATATCGGGATGTATTGGTTCGGTTTGTTTATGTGAGAATGAAGTCGGTTCCGGTTTCCGAAGAGATTGTTCAGGAAGTTTTTACAACGATTTGGGAACGACGAAAGGATTTGGTTATTCAAAAGAAATTTTCAGCTTATATCTACACCTCTGTTCGATATACCACTTTAGATTATATAAAATTGCATACCATCACCGATCAATATGTTAGAGAGGTTATAGACAGAAACACCAATGATTGCGACGGCAGCAACACCACCGAAGATTCTATTTATTATGAAGAACTACAGGAAGCCGTTGATAAGGCTGCGTTATTGCTTCCTAAAAAATCCAAAGAAGTTTTTATTCTCAGCAGAATCAAACATTACACCAACAAAGAAATAGCCGAAGAACTTAATGTTTCGCACGAAACTGTAAAGTATCACATTGCCTACGCATTAAAGTTTATGCGAAACTACCTGGGCGAATTTAACTAA
- a CDS encoding phage tail protein — protein MEEFIGVVKLFAGNFAPRGWAFCNGQILSIAQNTALFSILGTTYGGNGQTTFALPNLQGATAIGQGTSPGGTYVLGQAAGTPNVSILTSNLPAHVHAGPGKISVSATNASDSTPVAGASIAIPGAVVSRVFTPTLGFATATPSVDLLSNVTTGATGSNLPISVMQPYVALSYIICLEGIFPSRN, from the coding sequence ATGGAAGAATTCATTGGAGTTGTAAAACTATTTGCGGGAAATTTTGCCCCAAGAGGCTGGGCCTTTTGTAACGGACAAATATTGTCAATTGCACAAAATACGGCATTATTCTCAATCCTTGGTACAACCTATGGAGGAAATGGTCAGACTACTTTCGCTTTACCAAATCTACAAGGTGCAACAGCTATTGGACAAGGAACTTCACCTGGAGGAACTTACGTTCTTGGACAAGCTGCAGGTACACCAAACGTTTCAATTTTAACAAGCAACCTTCCTGCTCACGTTCACGCAGGACCAGGTAAAATTTCTGTGAGTGCAACAAATGCATCAGATTCAACACCGGTAGCCGGAGCATCGATAGCGATACCGGGGGCTGTTGTATCCAGAGTGTTCACACCAACATTAGGTTTTGCAACAGCAACTCCAAGTGTCGATTTATTGAGCAATGTAACCACTGGTGCCACTGGTAGTAATCTGCCTATCTCAGTAATGCAGCCTTATGTAGCATTATCTTATATTATTTGTTTAGAAGGAATTTTCCCTTCCAGAAATTAA